Proteins co-encoded in one Pyxidicoccus xibeiensis genomic window:
- a CDS encoding metal-sulfur cluster assembly factor, with protein sequence MTEQELRARIQDIPDPCSLATGVPLGIGEMGLIQSVECQEGKVTVRMHITSPMCMMAAYFMREIEQRLQSQEGVASVHVEFDQTLQWTPKDIQPDARERLAAKRITMLGGRLLPRDEARPADS encoded by the coding sequence ATGACTGAGCAGGAGCTGCGCGCGCGCATCCAGGACATCCCCGACCCGTGCAGCCTCGCCACCGGCGTGCCGCTGGGCATCGGGGAGATGGGCCTGATTCAGTCGGTGGAGTGCCAGGAGGGAAAGGTGACGGTGCGCATGCACATCACCTCGCCCATGTGCATGATGGCCGCCTACTTCATGCGGGAAATCGAGCAGCGGCTCCAGTCTCAGGAGGGCGTCGCCTCGGTCCACGTGGAGTTCGACCAGACGCTCCAGTGGACGCCGAAGGACATCCAGCCGGACGCCCGGGAGCGGCTGGCGGCGAAGCGAATCACCATGCTCGGCGGGCGGCTTTTGCCGCGCGACGAGGCCCGGCCCGCCGACTCCTGA